A DNA window from Pogona vitticeps strain Pit_001003342236 chromosome 2, PviZW2.1, whole genome shotgun sequence contains the following coding sequences:
- the LOC140703763 gene encoding uncharacterized protein LOC140703763, producing the protein MMNRRRGISQQHLGHPGQELIFKQENKELKIQMGKNGCQMKEATQGKKNIKASHLSRHEITHAGEKQYPCMECGKSFRQNGHLRLHQRIHTGEKPYQCMECGKSFISSGELRLHQRIHTGEKPYQCKECGKSFSQSCKLRLHERIHTGEKPHKCMVCGKSFRQNGHLQLHQRTHTGEKPHKCMECGKSFISTGELRLHQRTHTGEKPHKCKECGKSFSRSFTLRSHERIHTGEKPYKCRECGKSFSRTFTLRLHERAHTGEKPYKFMGRGKRFSLSSNHSLHQRIHTGEKPHKCMECGTSFTSSGELRLHQGTHTG; encoded by the coding sequence atgatgaacaggagaagaggaatttCCCAGCAACACCTGGGGCATCCTGGGCAGGAACTCATattcaagcaagaaaacaaagaattgaaaaTCCAAATGGGTAAGAATGGATGTCAAATGAAAGAAGCTACACAGGGGAAAAAGAACATAAAAGCATCTCACCTCAGTAGACATGAAATAACTCATGCAGGGGAGAAACagtatccatgtatggaatgtggaaagagcttccgtcagaatggtcaccttaggttacatcaaagaattcacactggggagaagccatatcaatgcatggaatgtggaaagagctttatttcaagtggtgaacttaggttacatcaaagaattcacactggagagaagccatatcaatgcaaggaatgtgggaaaagcttcagtcaaAGTTGTaaacttaggttacatgaaagaattcacactggggagaaaccacataaatgcatggtatgtggaaagagcttccgtcaGAATGGTCACCTTcagttacatcaaagaactcacactggagagaaaccacataaatgcatggaatgtggaaaaagctttatttcaactggtgaacttaggttacatcaaaggactcacactggagagaaaccacataaatgtaaggaatgtggaaaaagcttcagtcggAGTTTTACCCTCAGGtcccatgaaagaattcacactggagagaaaccatataaatgcagggaatgtggaaaaagctttagtcggACTTTTACCCTCAGGTTACATGAAAgagctcacactggggagaagccatataaattcATGGGACGTGGAAAACGCTTTAGTCTCAGTTCTAACCAcagtttacatcaaagaattcacactggggagaaaccccataaatgcatggaatgtggaacgaGCTTTACTTcaagtggtgaacttaggttacatcaaggaACTCACACTGGGTAG